From Candidatus Eremiobacteraceae bacterium, one genomic window encodes:
- the ybeY gene encoding rRNA maturation RNase YbeY encodes MRIAEMPWREGVALSGRSEAAKAAEDSGGRQVFPESPRAREGDSPRAKAKTTPTAAVRGAARWRIDVKPLKAAVIATLRKAAPHIVGEVAVILTGDKEIRRLNKRYRAKDSATDVLSFDVDDGLSAGEPFGDVVVSVETARRQARAYGAPLIEEMQRLIVHGTLHLCGYDHHERREAARMHGLTRRLMRDLTAEDDHR; translated from the coding sequence TTGCGGATCGCTGAAATGCCGTGGCGCGAGGGGGTCGCCTTAAGCGGGCGTTCTGAGGCCGCGAAAGCGGCCGAAGACAGCGGCGGAAGGCAAGTATTTCCCGAATCGCCGCGTGCCCGCGAAGGCGACTCCCCTCGCGCCAAGGCGAAGACGACGCCAACTGCTGCGGTGCGCGGTGCGGCAAGATGGCGGATCGACGTCAAGCCGCTCAAGGCCGCGGTGATCGCGACGCTGAGGAAGGCGGCACCGCATATCGTCGGAGAGGTCGCCGTCATATTGACCGGTGACAAAGAGATCCGGCGCTTGAACAAGCGATATCGCGCCAAAGATAGCGCGACCGATGTGTTGTCGTTCGACGTCGACGACGGACTCAGCGCGGGCGAGCCTTTTGGCGACGTCGTCGTGTCGGTGGAGACCGCGCGGCGTCAAGCGCGCGCGTACGGCGCGCCGCTCATCGAAGAGATGCAGCGTCTGATCGTGCACGGCACGCTCCATCTGTGCGGATACGACCATCACGAGCGCCGCGAGGCGGCGCGCATGCACGGTCTGACGCGCCGGCTAATGCGAGATCTCACAGCGGAGGACGATCATCGCTAA
- a CDS encoding PhoH family protein — translation MTQTRVSIADLDDRIRLFGEFDGVLHAVERATNAAIHVEGDELVIAGARDATDKASSILRRLIDAADAGEFLTADDVTTMSTNDAQTPDDPRDKDGERSRFISTGSVLATTRRGRAVRPRTNGQRAFVDAVTSHTLTFAVGPAGTGKTFLAVIMALAALRAGEVQRIVLSRPAVEAGENLGFLPGDFQAKVDPYLRPLFDALGEIMEPNAIERAVERGQIEVAPLAYMRGRTLADAFVVLDEAQNASRDQMKMFLTRIGANSRMVVCGDVTQIDLVRRNDSGLVHAAKLFLDVKDIAIVELTEADVVRHPLIRAIIAAYSLADR, via the coding sequence TCGAGCGAGCGACCAACGCGGCGATCCACGTCGAGGGCGATGAGCTGGTGATCGCGGGCGCGCGCGATGCGACGGACAAAGCATCGAGCATCTTGCGTCGTTTGATCGACGCGGCCGACGCGGGCGAATTCTTGACCGCTGACGACGTCACAACAATGTCGACAAACGACGCTCAAACGCCCGACGATCCGCGCGATAAAGATGGGGAGCGGTCGAGATTTATCTCGACCGGAAGCGTGCTCGCGACGACGCGGCGCGGTCGCGCGGTCCGACCGCGTACAAACGGCCAGCGCGCATTCGTCGATGCCGTCACTTCGCACACGCTGACGTTTGCCGTCGGTCCCGCTGGCACGGGCAAGACGTTTCTCGCCGTGATCATGGCGCTTGCCGCCCTGCGTGCCGGCGAAGTCCAGCGAATCGTGCTGTCGCGTCCGGCCGTCGAGGCGGGCGAGAACCTCGGCTTTCTGCCGGGCGATTTCCAAGCCAAAGTCGATCCCTACTTGCGTCCGCTGTTCGATGCGCTGGGCGAGATCATGGAGCCGAATGCGATCGAAAGGGCGGTGGAGCGTGGCCAGATCGAAGTCGCCCCACTCGCGTATATGCGCGGCCGCACGCTCGCCGATGCTTTCGTCGTCCTGGACGAAGCCCAGAACGCGTCGCGCGACCAGATGAAGATGTTCCTCACTCGCATCGGCGCCAACTCGCGCATGGTCGTCTGCGGTGACGTGACGCAGATAGACTTAGTGCGTCGAAACGATTCCGGTCTCGTCCACGCGGCGAAACTATTCTTAGACGTCAAGGACATCGCGATCGTCGAACTGACCGAGGCAGATGTCGTACGCCATCCGCTCATCCGCGCGATCATCGCGGCATACTCGCTTGCGGATCGCTGA
- a CDS encoding diacylglycerol kinase family protein yields the protein MSQRRTIIAKRSFANAFADAIDGIRQAFVDQPNFRRQLGLAVVAIGLAALLRFDAIHWLVLCAAIGLVLAAELFNTSLEHIVDLVQPDDHPLARAAKHAGAGAVLIASLMAVAAGIYLYGGAVLLRLAGR from the coding sequence ATCTCACAGCGGAGGACGATCATCGCTAAACGGAGCTTCGCGAACGCGTTCGCCGATGCGATCGACGGGATCCGGCAAGCGTTTGTCGACCAGCCGAATTTTCGAAGGCAGCTCGGGCTCGCCGTCGTGGCGATCGGGCTCGCTGCGCTGCTCCGTTTCGACGCGATCCACTGGCTCGTGCTCTGCGCCGCGATAGGTCTCGTGCTCGCCGCGGAATTGTTCAACACGAGCCTCGAGCATATCGTCGATCTCGTCCAGCCGGACGATCATCCGCTGGCCCGTGCGGCGAAACACGCGGGCGCCGGCGCGGTGCTCATCGCGAGTTTGATGGCGGTCGCCGCGGGAATCTATCTGTACGGCGGCGCCGTGCTCTTGAGACTGGCGGGGCGGTGA